One segment of Anguilla anguilla isolate fAngAng1 chromosome 1, fAngAng1.pri, whole genome shotgun sequence DNA contains the following:
- the macc1 gene encoding metastasis-associated in colon cancer protein 1 isoform X2 translates to MAAKRAKSLRRMGSLARSKSEGTLIDLDDDGPLNNNLSGSNIAWQERNHSDWPILQPEVQHMSQTRNPFWNGLSDSNPFLDDIVRTEANSNISNTNVSILKEDPLAVFCDNNADAISMSSDEAGFGQLLNSKQKSMRRSGRWKSTSDILEVFEKDPKKENGLSSSSQFLNPDFEWLKNDKEAYKMAWLSHRQLTRSCLDLGLMSQSPGWAQTQATETQISCKIGQSGGSLQLPDSSISAHIPEGHVLPGEVQEITMKTILDPPLGLNSDILTTVSPLLEMSLSNLNTKECILLEMKIAGEIKKDPLSQVMTKFVCLVSHKREGPFQKLKNCYIYKNMLQIKLDDLKSRLYIIAAAQASILQPPATSVWDYMDRLITLGVYGPKHIHPSFKAICVLFCHNEIPLKLPFSDMKRGNKNLPPLVLQLWGKHEFNPKGLKDLKVVLTSVDTKFEIKAADQIKEISQDHLKTGQVLRLPFELSKADSGEMVAFKLGVNVKDSDGCQLAHFHVLTPEATPRRSEKLGPKRVDKRREASRSTPIPEETAPQFPKFEDRSVNVQWYGVALKAVFRQPRVEYLLEYFKGDTVALLSRDIVRSLGQSKVKEWYIGFLRGRVGLVHCKNVKVITRDQVIDFSETMITEQISSWRGFAEALGYSNLLLEEITWKHAETEAEKVACVLEKLKEDCHSEKSRKKFQHELIIGLLKMDCQGLVARITQSTVILSAAVELGFRWRELAERLGKLSCTQIAAYEAPHLSKNGEVSPQSMWKPAYDFLYTWSLRYGEGYQDMIQDLHLALDKMKTPVTRHWRQITGALITVNCMEILHVSAFPKQ, encoded by the exons ATGGCAGCCAAAAGAGCTAAGTCACTACGTCGCATGGGAAGTCTCGCACGGAGCAAATCCGAGGGAACCCTAATCGATCTGGATGATGATGGGCCTCTTAACAACAATTTGAGTG GCAGTAATATTGCATGGCAGGAGAGGAatcattctgattggccaatatTACAGCCTGAAGTCCAGCACATGTCACAAACTAGAAATCCATTCTGGAATGGTTTATCTGATTCCAACCCTTTCTTGGATGATATTGTACGAACAGAGGCAAATAGCAACATATCAAATACAAATGTATCAATATTGAAAGAGGATCCCTTGGCTGTTTTCTGTGATAATAATGCTGATGCCATCAGCATGTCATCAGATGAAGCAGGCTTTGGGCAGCTTTTGAATTCCAAGCAGAAGAGCATGAGGAGGTCTGGGAGGTGGAAGAGTACTTCGGATATTCTAGAGGTATTTGAGAAGGATCCTAAGAAGGAGAATGGCCTCAGTTCTTCAAGTCAGTTTTTGAACCCTGATTTTGAATGGTTGAAGAATGACAAAGAGGCCTACAAGATGGCATGGCTGAGTCACAGGCAGCTAACAAGGTCATGCCTTGACCTGGGCCTGATGAGTCAAAGCCCAGGCTGGGCCCAGACTCAGGCCACTGAGACTCAAATATCTTGCAAAATTGGGCAAAGTGGTGGGTCTTTACAGTTACCTGATTCCAGCATTAGTGCACATATTCCAGAAGGTCATGTTCTGCCTGGGGAAGTCCAGGaaattacaatgaaaacaatCCTTGATCCGCCGCTTGGACTCAATAGCGACATCTTGACAACGGTGAGTCCGCTCCTGGAAATGAGTCTCAGCAACCTCAACACAAAGGAATGCATTTTACTGGAGATGAAAATTGCTGGGGAGATCAAGAAAGACCCTTTAAGCCAGGTCATGACTAAATTTGTGTGCTTGGTCTCCCACAAGAGAGAGGGGCCATTTCAGAAGTTGAagaactgttacatttataagAACATGTTACAAATAAAGCTGGATGATTTGAAATCACGTTTGTACATTATTGCAGCAGCACAAGCCTCAATTCTCCAGCCACCTGCCACTTCAGTTTGGGACTACATGGATCGACTAATCACTTTGGGGGTTTATGGACCAAAGCATATCCACCCATCTTTCAAAGCCATCTGTGTCCTTTTTTGTCACAATGAAATTCCACTCAAACTTCCATTCTCTGATATGAAAAGGGGTAATAAGAACTTACCACCACTTGTACTGCAGCTTTGGGGTAAACATGAATTCAATCCTAAAGGCCTGAAAGATCTGAAAGTTGTTCTAACCTCAGTAGATACAAAGTTTGAGATCAAAGCTGCTGATCAGATCAAAGAAATAAGCCAAGATCACCTCAAAACAGGTCAGGTTCTCCGTCTTCCATTTGAGTTGTCTAAAGCCGACAGTGGGGAGATGGTAGCCTTTAAACTGGGGGTGAATGTGAAGGACTCAGATGGGTGCCAGTTGGCCCATTTCCATGTATTGACCCCAGAGGCCACTCCACGAAGGTCTGAAAAGCTTGGTCCCAAACGAGTCGATAAGCGGAGAGAGGCTTCGCGATCCACACCCATCCCAGAGGAAACAGCGCCACAGTTCCCCAAATTCGAAGACAGATCTGTAAATGTACAGTGGTACGGAGTAGCCCTGAAAGCAGTTTTCCGTCAGCCGAGAGTGGAGTACCTCTTGGAGTACTTCAAGGGCGACACAGTTGCACTCCTCTCTCGAGATATAGTAAGGTCGTTGGGACAATCAAAAGTCAAGGAATGGTATATTGGCTTTCTCCGAGGAAGGGTGGGCCTTGTCCACTGCAAGAATGTCAAGGTCATCACTCGAGACCAGGTGATCGACTTCTCTGAA ACCATGATCACTGAACAAATATCCAGCTGGAGGGGCTTTGCTGAGGCCCTTGGGTATTCAAACCTGTTGCTAGAAGAGATCACTTGGAAGCATGCGGAGACAGAGGCTGAGAAAGTGGCTTGTGTGCTGGAGAAACTCAAAGAAGACTGCCATTCAGAGAAGAGCCGCAAGAAGTTCCAACATGAGCTTATCATT GGACTCTTGAAGATGGATTGTCAAGGTCTTGTAGCGCGTATCACTCAAAGCACAGTTATTCTTTCGGCTGCTGTGGAGCTGGGGTTTCGGTGGAGGGAGCTTGCTGAGAGGTTGGGGAAACTGTCCTGCACTCAGATTGCTGCCTATGAGGCTCCACACCTAAGCAAGAATGGAGAAGTCAGCCCTCAG TCGATGTGGAAGCCTGCATATGACTTCCTGTACACGTGGAGCTTGCGCTATGGAGAAGGCTACCAGGATATGATCCAGGACCTGCACCTGGCTTTAGACAAGATGAAGACCCCTGTGACGAGGCATTGGAGGCAGATCACAGGTGCCCTCATCACAGTGAACTGCATGGAGATCCTCCATGTATCCGCCTTCCCAAAACAATGA
- the LOC118223992 gene encoding transmembrane protein 196-like isoform X2: MCTNRKIVWSLVVLSVLEIGFGVSSITLGAVGLRSVRTTMQKTQLGDASPFLICGLCGVLCAIKRSGLIMILFSACCICGLIGGILNIQFVRVLVKRSDGLRSVHLGALSLASLGIAGCTLCTWLTCRLASTEQRRMFLEREHSLHHSHEMTEKVRRTSSLAIT, from the exons ATGTGTACAAACAGGAAGATCGTCTGGAGTCTGGTGGTGCTGTCAGTACTGGAGATTGGGTTTGGTGTGTCGAGCATCACCTTGGGTGCGGTGGGGCTGAGGAGCGTCCGAACCACTATGCAGAAGACGCAGTTAGGAGATGCCTCTCCG TTTCTCATCTGTGGACTGTGTGGGGTACTCTGTGCCATAAAGAGGTCAGGGCTCATT ATGATATTGTTTTCAGCCTGCTGCATCTGCGGGCTGATCGGCGGGATCCTGAACATCCAGTTCGTGCGGGTGCTGGTGAAGCGGTCGGACGGGCTGCGCTCCGTCCACCTGGGGGCGCTGTCGCTGGCCTCCCTGGGCATCGCCGGCTGCACCCTGTGCACCTGGCTGACGTGCCGCCTGGCCAGCACGGAGCAGCGGCGCATGTTCCTGGAGAGGGAGCACTCGCTGCACCACTCCCACGAGATGACCGAGAAGGTGCGGCGCACGTCCTCGCTTGCCATCACCTGA
- the LOC118223992 gene encoding transmembrane protein 196-like isoform X1 yields the protein MCTNRKIVWSLVVLSVLEIGFGVSSITLGAVGLRSVRTTMQKTQLGDASPVWSGMCFLICGLCGVLCAIKRSGLIMILFSACCICGLIGGILNIQFVRVLVKRSDGLRSVHLGALSLASLGIAGCTLCTWLTCRLASTEQRRMFLEREHSLHHSHEMTEKVRRTSSLAIT from the exons ATGTGTACAAACAGGAAGATCGTCTGGAGTCTGGTGGTGCTGTCAGTACTGGAGATTGGGTTTGGTGTGTCGAGCATCACCTTGGGTGCGGTGGGGCTGAGGAGCGTCCGAACCACTATGCAGAAGACGCAGTTAGGAGATGCCTCTCCGGTATGGAGCGGAATGTGT TTTCTCATCTGTGGACTGTGTGGGGTACTCTGTGCCATAAAGAGGTCAGGGCTCATT ATGATATTGTTTTCAGCCTGCTGCATCTGCGGGCTGATCGGCGGGATCCTGAACATCCAGTTCGTGCGGGTGCTGGTGAAGCGGTCGGACGGGCTGCGCTCCGTCCACCTGGGGGCGCTGTCGCTGGCCTCCCTGGGCATCGCCGGCTGCACCCTGTGCACCTGGCTGACGTGCCGCCTGGCCAGCACGGAGCAGCGGCGCATGTTCCTGGAGAGGGAGCACTCGCTGCACCACTCCCACGAGATGACCGAGAAGGTGCGGCGCACGTCCTCGCTTGCCATCACCTGA
- the macc1 gene encoding metastasis-associated in colon cancer protein 1 isoform X1 gives MAAKRAKSLRRMGSLARSKSEGTLIDLDDDGPLNNNLSGSNIAWQERNHSDWPILQPEVQHMSQTRNPFWNGLSDSNPFLDDIVRTEANSNISNTNVSILKEDPLAVFCDNNADAISMSSDEAGFGQLLNSKQKSMRRSGRWKSTSDILEVFEKDPKKENGLSSSSQFLNPDFEWLKNDKEAYKMAWLSHRQLTRSCLDLGLMSQSPGWAQTQATETQISCKIGQSGGSLQLPDSSISAHIPEGHVLPGEVQEITMKTILDPPLGLNSDILTTVSPLLEMSLSNLNTKECILLEMKIAGEIKKDPLSQVMTKFVCLVSHKREGPFQKLKNCYIYKNMLQIKLDDLKSRLYIIAAAQASILQPPATSVWDYMDRLITLGVYGPKHIHPSFKAICVLFCHNEIPLKLPFSDMKRGNKNLPPLVLQLWGKHEFNPKGLKDLKVVLTSVDTKFEIKAADQIKEISQDHLKTGQVLRLPFELSKADSGEMVAFKLGVNVKDSDGCQLAHFHVLTPEATPRRSEKLGPKRVDKRREASRSTPIPEETAPQFPKFEDRSVNVQWYGVALKAVFRQPRVEYLLEYFKGDTVALLSRDIVRSLGQSKVKEWYIGFLRGRVGLVHCKNVKVITRDQVIDFSEVKITTQALLDNITLPFKKLTYMYSGIQTMITEQISSWRGFAEALGYSNLLLEEITWKHAETEAEKVACVLEKLKEDCHSEKSRKKFQHELIIGLLKMDCQGLVARITQSTVILSAAVELGFRWRELAERLGKLSCTQIAAYEAPHLSKNGEVSPQSMWKPAYDFLYTWSLRYGEGYQDMIQDLHLALDKMKTPVTRHWRQITGALITVNCMEILHVSAFPKQ, from the exons ATGGCAGCCAAAAGAGCTAAGTCACTACGTCGCATGGGAAGTCTCGCACGGAGCAAATCCGAGGGAACCCTAATCGATCTGGATGATGATGGGCCTCTTAACAACAATTTGAGTG GCAGTAATATTGCATGGCAGGAGAGGAatcattctgattggccaatatTACAGCCTGAAGTCCAGCACATGTCACAAACTAGAAATCCATTCTGGAATGGTTTATCTGATTCCAACCCTTTCTTGGATGATATTGTACGAACAGAGGCAAATAGCAACATATCAAATACAAATGTATCAATATTGAAAGAGGATCCCTTGGCTGTTTTCTGTGATAATAATGCTGATGCCATCAGCATGTCATCAGATGAAGCAGGCTTTGGGCAGCTTTTGAATTCCAAGCAGAAGAGCATGAGGAGGTCTGGGAGGTGGAAGAGTACTTCGGATATTCTAGAGGTATTTGAGAAGGATCCTAAGAAGGAGAATGGCCTCAGTTCTTCAAGTCAGTTTTTGAACCCTGATTTTGAATGGTTGAAGAATGACAAAGAGGCCTACAAGATGGCATGGCTGAGTCACAGGCAGCTAACAAGGTCATGCCTTGACCTGGGCCTGATGAGTCAAAGCCCAGGCTGGGCCCAGACTCAGGCCACTGAGACTCAAATATCTTGCAAAATTGGGCAAAGTGGTGGGTCTTTACAGTTACCTGATTCCAGCATTAGTGCACATATTCCAGAAGGTCATGTTCTGCCTGGGGAAGTCCAGGaaattacaatgaaaacaatCCTTGATCCGCCGCTTGGACTCAATAGCGACATCTTGACAACGGTGAGTCCGCTCCTGGAAATGAGTCTCAGCAACCTCAACACAAAGGAATGCATTTTACTGGAGATGAAAATTGCTGGGGAGATCAAGAAAGACCCTTTAAGCCAGGTCATGACTAAATTTGTGTGCTTGGTCTCCCACAAGAGAGAGGGGCCATTTCAGAAGTTGAagaactgttacatttataagAACATGTTACAAATAAAGCTGGATGATTTGAAATCACGTTTGTACATTATTGCAGCAGCACAAGCCTCAATTCTCCAGCCACCTGCCACTTCAGTTTGGGACTACATGGATCGACTAATCACTTTGGGGGTTTATGGACCAAAGCATATCCACCCATCTTTCAAAGCCATCTGTGTCCTTTTTTGTCACAATGAAATTCCACTCAAACTTCCATTCTCTGATATGAAAAGGGGTAATAAGAACTTACCACCACTTGTACTGCAGCTTTGGGGTAAACATGAATTCAATCCTAAAGGCCTGAAAGATCTGAAAGTTGTTCTAACCTCAGTAGATACAAAGTTTGAGATCAAAGCTGCTGATCAGATCAAAGAAATAAGCCAAGATCACCTCAAAACAGGTCAGGTTCTCCGTCTTCCATTTGAGTTGTCTAAAGCCGACAGTGGGGAGATGGTAGCCTTTAAACTGGGGGTGAATGTGAAGGACTCAGATGGGTGCCAGTTGGCCCATTTCCATGTATTGACCCCAGAGGCCACTCCACGAAGGTCTGAAAAGCTTGGTCCCAAACGAGTCGATAAGCGGAGAGAGGCTTCGCGATCCACACCCATCCCAGAGGAAACAGCGCCACAGTTCCCCAAATTCGAAGACAGATCTGTAAATGTACAGTGGTACGGAGTAGCCCTGAAAGCAGTTTTCCGTCAGCCGAGAGTGGAGTACCTCTTGGAGTACTTCAAGGGCGACACAGTTGCACTCCTCTCTCGAGATATAGTAAGGTCGTTGGGACAATCAAAAGTCAAGGAATGGTATATTGGCTTTCTCCGAGGAAGGGTGGGCCTTGTCCACTGCAAGAATGTCAAGGTCATCACTCGAGACCAGGTGATCGACTTCTCTGAAGTAAAGATCACCACACAGGCGCTCCTGGATAACATCACACTGCCTTTCAAGAAGCTGACATACATGTACTCTGGTATCCAGACCATGATCACTGAACAAATATCCAGCTGGAGGGGCTTTGCTGAGGCCCTTGGGTATTCAAACCTGTTGCTAGAAGAGATCACTTGGAAGCATGCGGAGACAGAGGCTGAGAAAGTGGCTTGTGTGCTGGAGAAACTCAAAGAAGACTGCCATTCAGAGAAGAGCCGCAAGAAGTTCCAACATGAGCTTATCATT GGACTCTTGAAGATGGATTGTCAAGGTCTTGTAGCGCGTATCACTCAAAGCACAGTTATTCTTTCGGCTGCTGTGGAGCTGGGGTTTCGGTGGAGGGAGCTTGCTGAGAGGTTGGGGAAACTGTCCTGCACTCAGATTGCTGCCTATGAGGCTCCACACCTAAGCAAGAATGGAGAAGTCAGCCCTCAG TCGATGTGGAAGCCTGCATATGACTTCCTGTACACGTGGAGCTTGCGCTATGGAGAAGGCTACCAGGATATGATCCAGGACCTGCACCTGGCTTTAGACAAGATGAAGACCCCTGTGACGAGGCATTGGAGGCAGATCACAGGTGCCCTCATCACAGTGAACTGCATGGAGATCCTCCATGTATCCGCCTTCCCAAAACAATGA